A window of Rhododendron vialii isolate Sample 1 chromosome 11a, ASM3025357v1 contains these coding sequences:
- the LOC131307310 gene encoding uncharacterized protein LOC131307310 isoform X3: protein MHTNLYVVVELMDNNYAQPLPPGVQSLPNPLPFSASPNQSTQPPPHPFQNSAGFHPHAHFAPNHLFPVPPSHSTYFHPSQSFHPQIGPSTHFEHAPHWSYPAPTNFQHSDYFQPGMPAPPPSRQDTEVAHRSIQLDRQCDGSQLHAESLQSNNNGLPLLPELNSSVEWEKEPLVAHQDGPYESASNSRLHLENVRDIEASAQDAVLREQEVATQNIIQSQRHARGASGSPEDGTDIFSGRHDPNELKEHLLKMTTDHRAEMALKRGKSTVPEEGNMEIGNGYGVPGGGAYYDGPRPYIGKSGVGGHDTGLEVPKVGGELGQKAVTKELPDYLKQKLKARGILKDEAAEGSAVTDNKSETPSTQTVSLGKLPLGWVEAKDPTSGAAYYYNENSGKSQWERPVEIESSSKPRSTLLLPEDWQEVLDETSGQKYYHNTKTLVSQWECPNSLEQVGSEQSDDAISTNEANGIWSDQASMLGKCMECGGWGVALVQSWGYCNHCTRFEFSISLRANCCQLAWVTNSVPLVLHILMKVQKKGFPSRGILTSLEA, encoded by the exons AGCTTATGGATAACAACTATGCTCAGCCACTCCCTCCTGGAGTTCAGTCCCTTCCAAATCCTTTGCCATTCTCTGCTTCTCCAAATCAATCAACCCAACCGCCTCCTCATCCCTTTCAAAACTCTGCGGGATTTCACCCCCATGCTCACTTTGCTCCAAACCATCTTTTTCCTGTTCCACCTTCCCATTCAACCTATTTTCATCCCTCCCAAAGTTTCCATCCACAAATTGGGCCATCCACACATTTTGAACATGCTCCTCATTGGTCTTATCCTGCCCCAACTAACTTTCAGCATAGTGACTACTTTCAACCTGGCATGCCCGCACCTCCTCCTTCCAGACAGGATACTGAGGTTGCACACAGGTCGATACAGCTTGATAGGCAATGTGATGGCTCTCAGCTGCATGCAGAAAGTCTTCAATCTAATAACAATGGTTTGCCTCTGTTACCAGAGTTGAATAGCTCTGTTGAATGGGAAAAGGAACCATTGGTTGCTCATCAAG ATGGTCCTTATGAATCTGCCAGCAACTCTAGGCTGCATTTGGAAAATGTCAGGGACATTGAAGCTTCTGCTCAGGATGCTGTGTTGCGTGAACAA GAAGTTGCCACCCAGAATATTATCCAAAGTCAAAG ACACGCAAGAGGTGCAAGTGGATCACCTGAAGATGGTACGGACATCTTCTCAGGACGTCATGACCCAAATGAGCTAAAG GAGCATCTATTGAAGATGACCACAGATCACCGTGCAGAAATGGCCCTAAAACGCGGAAAATCTACGGTCCCAGAGGAAG GCAATATGGAAATTGGCAATGGGTATGGCGTACCAGGTGGAGGTGCTTATTATGATGGTCCAAGGCCTTATATTG GTAAATCTGGAGTTGGTGGGCATGACACAGGCCTGGAAGTCCCCAAAGTTGGTGGAGAGTTGGGACAGAAGGCTGTGACCAAAGAGTTGCCTGATTACCTAAAACAGAAGTTGAAAGCAAGGGGTATTTTAAAAGATGAGGCAGCCGAGGGTTCTGCTGTCACGGATAAT AAGTCAGAAACTCCATCAACTCAGACTGTATCACTTGGGAAGTTGCCCCTTGGATGG GTTGAGGCCAAGGACCCAACAAGTGGTGCTGCGTACTATTATAATGAAAACTCTGGGAAAAGTCAGTGGGAAAGACCTGTTGAGATAGAAAGTAGTTCAAAACCTCGTTCAACTTTGCTACTTCCGGAAGATTGGCAAGAGGTATTGGATGAAACATCAG GTCAGAAGTATTACCATAATACAAAGACTCTTGTATCACAATGGGAGTGCCCTAATTCATTAGAGCAGGTTGGCTCTGAGCAGTCTGACGACGCCATTTCAACAAATGAAGCTAATGGGATTTGGAGTGATCAGGCATCCATGTTAGGCAAATGCATGGAGTGCGGTGGTTGGGGAGTAGCGCTGGTGCAATCATGGGGTTATTGCAATCATTGTACACGGTTTG AGTTCTCAATCTCCCTCAGAGCAAATTGTTGCCAACTAGCCTGGGTTACCAACAGCGTACCACTGGTTCTGCATATTCTAATGAAGGTTCAGAAAAAAGGTTTCCCAAGCAGAGGTATTCTAACTTCTCTTGAAGCTTGA